A stretch of the Erinaceus europaeus chromosome 23, mEriEur2.1, whole genome shotgun sequence genome encodes the following:
- the PTBP1 gene encoding polypyrimidine tract-binding protein 1 isoform X2, which yields MSGSSNSAANGNDSKKFKGDNRSAGVPSRVIHIRKLPMDVTEGEVISLGLPFGKVTNLLMLKGKNQAFVEMNTEEAANTMVNYYTSVTPVLRGQPVYIQFSNHKELKTDSSPNQARAQAALQAVNSVQPGNLALAASTAVDTSMVMAGQSPVLRIIVENLFYPVTLDVLHQIFSKFGTVLKIITFTKNNQFQALLQYADPVSAQHAKLTLDGQNIYNACCTLRIDFSKLTSLNVKYNNDKSRDYTRPDLPSGDSQPSLDQTMAAAFGERRPRARPPGHRGAPGIMSASPYAGAGFPPSFAIPPAAGLSVPNVHGALAPLAIPSAAAAAAAAGRIALPGLAGAGNSVLLVSNLNPERVTPQSLFILFGVYGDVQRVKILFNKKENALVQMADGSQAQLAMNHLNGHKLHGKPVRITLSKHQNVQLPREGQEDQGLTKDYSASPLHRFKKPGSKNFQNIFPPSATLHLSNIPPSVSEDELKMLFSSNGGQVNGFKFFQKDRKMALIQMGSVEEAIQALIELHNHDLGESHHLRVSFSKSTI from the exons ATGAGCGGGAGCTCCAACTCTGCCG CCAACGGCAACGACAGCAAGAAGTTCAAGGGGGACAACAGGAGCGCCGGGGTCCCCTCCCGCGTGATCCACATCCGCAAGCTGCCCATGGACGTGACGGAGGGCGAGGTCATCTCTCTGGGCCTGCCCTTTGGGAAGGTGACCAACCTGCTGATGCTCAAGGGCAAGAACCAG gccttcGTGGAGATGAACACGGAGGAGGCGGCCAACACCATGGTCAACTACTACACGTCCGTGACACCCGTGTTGCGCGGCCAGCCCGTCTACATCCAGTTCTCCAACCACAAGGAGCTCAAGACAGACAGCTCGCCCAACCAGGCA CGCGCGCAGGCAGCCCTGCAGGCCGTGAACTCGGTGCAGCCCGGCAACTTGGCGCTGGCCGCCTCTACCGCGGTGGACACCAGCATGGTGATGGCCGGGCAGAGCCCCGTGCTGCGCATCATCGTGGAGAACCTTTTCTATCCGGTGACGCTGGACGTGCTGCACCAG ATCTTCTCCAAGTTCGGCACCGTCCTGAAGATCATCACCTTCACCAAGAATAACCAGTTCCAGGCGCTGCTGCAGTACGCTGACCCCGTGAGCGCCCAGCACGCCAAGCTG ACCCTGGACGGCCAGAATATCTACAACGCCTGCTGCACGCTTCGCATTGACTTCTCCAAGCTCACCAGCCTCAACGTCAAGTACAACAACGACAAGAGCCGCGACTACACGCGCCCCGACCTGCCCTCAGGCGACAGCCAGCCCTCCCTGGACCAGACCATGGCGGCCGCCTTTGGTGAGCGCAGGCCCCGGGCCAGGCCACCTGGGCACCGTG GTGCACCTGGGATCATGTCGGCCTCGCCCTACGCGGGAGCTGGCTTCCCTCCCAGCTTCGCCATCCCTCCGGCCGCAG gCCTCTCCGTCCCCAACGTGCACGGCGCCCTGGCGCCCCTGGCCATCccctcggcggcggcggcggcggccgcggcAGGCAGGATCGCGCTCCCGGGGCTGGCGGGTGCCGGCAACTCCGTCCTGCTGGTCAGCAACCTGAATCCTGAG AGAGTCACACCCCAAAGCCTCTTTATTCTCTTCG GCGTCTATGGCGACGTGCAGCGCGTGAAGATCCTCTTCAACAAGAAGGAGAACGCGCTGGTGCAGATGGCGGACGGCAGCCAGGCACAGCTGG CCATGAACCACCTCAACGGGCACAAGCTGCACGGCAAGCCGGTGCGCATCACGCTGTCCAAGCACCAGAACGTGCAGCTGCCCCGCGAGGGCCAGGAGGACCAGGGCCTCACCAAGGACTACAGCGCCTCCCCCCTGCACCGCTTCAAGAAGCCCGGCTCCAAGAACTTCCAGAACATCTTCCCGCCCTCCGCCACCCTGCACCTCTCCAACATCCC GCCCTCTGTGTCCGAGGATGAGCTCAAGATGCTCTTCTCCAGCAATGGCGGCCAGGTCAACGGCTTCAAGTTCTTCCA gaaggACCGCAAGATGGCACTGATCCAGATGGGCTCCGTGGAGGAGGCGATCCAAGCTCTCATCGAGCTGCACAACCACGACCTGGGCGAGAGCCACCACCTGCGTGTGTCCTTCTCCAAGTCCACCATCTAG
- the PRTN3 gene encoding myeloblastin, which produces MTHRQAPPSFALAPLLLAALLAGAVRAARIVGGHEAQPHSRPYMASLQARLRPGSHFCGGTLVHPRFVLTAAHCLQNINLNMVSVVLGAHDLQREEPTQQKFSIARLFENDYDPDLKLNDVLLVQLDRPASINAQVAVAPLPQQGEELPHGTACLAMGWGRLGTRDPLPHVLQELNVTVVTFLCRPHNVCTFVPRRRAGICFGDSGGPLICNGVLQAVDSFIIRECANHQFPDFYARVALYVDWIRGVLNSN; this is translated from the exons ATGACCCACCGCCAAGCACCCCCCAGCTTTGCCCTGGCGCCCCTGCTGCTGGCCGCACTGCTGGCCG GCGCCGTGCGGGCGGCCCGCATTGTGGGGGGCCACGAGGCGCAGCCCCACTCGCGCCCCTACATGGCCTCGCTGCAGGCGCGCCTGCGGCCGGGCAGCCACTTCTGCGGGGGCACCCTGGTCCACCCGCGGTTCGTGCTGACGGCCGCCCACTGCCTGCAGAACAT AAACCTCAACATGGTGAGCGTGGTGCTGGGCGCGCACGACCTGCAGAGGGAGGAGCCGACCCAGCAGAAATTCTCCATCGCTCGACTGTTCGAGAATGACTACGACCCGGATCTCAAGCTCAACGACGTGCTCCTGGTGCAG CTGGACCGCCCCGCCAGCATCAATGCCCAGGTGGCAGTGGCCCCGCTGCCCCAGCAGGGGGAGGAGCTGCCCCACGGCACCGCCTGCCTGGCCATGGGCTGGGGCCGCCTGGGCACCCGGGACCCGCTGCCCCACGTGCTGCAGGAGCTGAACGTCACCGTGGTCACCTTCCTGTGCCGTCCGCACAACGTGTGTACCTTCGTGCCTCGCCGCAGGGCAGGCATCTGCTTC GGAGACTCCGGAGGCCCCCTGATCTGTAATGGGGTGCTGCAGGCAGTGGATTCCTTCATCATCCGTGAGTGTGCCAACCACCAGTTCCCTGACTTCTACGCGAGGGTGGCCCTCTACGTGGACTGGATCCGCGGGGTGCTGAACAGCAACTGA
- the PTBP1 gene encoding polypyrimidine tract-binding protein 1 isoform X3 yields the protein MDGIVPDIAVGTKRGSDELFSCVNNGPFIMSGSSNSAANGNDSKKFKGDNRSAGVPSRVIHIRKLPMDVTEGEVISLGLPFGKVTNLLMLKGKNQAFVEMNTEEAANTMVNYYTSVTPVLRGQPVYIQFSNHKELKTDSSPNQARAQAALQAVNSVQPGNLALAASTAVDTSMVMAGQSPVLRIIVENLFYPVTLDVLHQIFSKFGTVLKIITFTKNNQFQALLQYADPVSAQHAKLTLDGQNIYNACCTLRIDFSKLTSLNVKYNNDKSRDYTRPDLPSGDSQPSLDQTMAAAFGLSVPNVHGALAPLAIPSAAAAAAAAGRIALPGLAGAGNSVLLVSNLNPERVTPQSLFILFGVYGDVQRVKILFNKKENALVQMADGSQAQLAMNHLNGHKLHGKPVRITLSKHQNVQLPREGQEDQGLTKDYSASPLHRFKKPGSKNFQNIFPPSATLHLSNIPPSVSEDELKMLFSSNGGQVNGFKFFQKDRKMALIQMGSVEEAIQALIELHNHDLGESHHLRVSFSKSTI from the exons ATGGACGG CATTGTCCCAGACATAGCAGTTGGCACCAAG CGGGGATCCGACGAGCTTTTCTCCTGCGTCAACAACGGGCCCTTCATCATGAGCGGGAGCTCCAACTCTGCCG CCAACGGCAACGACAGCAAGAAGTTCAAGGGGGACAACAGGAGCGCCGGGGTCCCCTCCCGCGTGATCCACATCCGCAAGCTGCCCATGGACGTGACGGAGGGCGAGGTCATCTCTCTGGGCCTGCCCTTTGGGAAGGTGACCAACCTGCTGATGCTCAAGGGCAAGAACCAG gccttcGTGGAGATGAACACGGAGGAGGCGGCCAACACCATGGTCAACTACTACACGTCCGTGACACCCGTGTTGCGCGGCCAGCCCGTCTACATCCAGTTCTCCAACCACAAGGAGCTCAAGACAGACAGCTCGCCCAACCAGGCA CGCGCGCAGGCAGCCCTGCAGGCCGTGAACTCGGTGCAGCCCGGCAACTTGGCGCTGGCCGCCTCTACCGCGGTGGACACCAGCATGGTGATGGCCGGGCAGAGCCCCGTGCTGCGCATCATCGTGGAGAACCTTTTCTATCCGGTGACGCTGGACGTGCTGCACCAG ATCTTCTCCAAGTTCGGCACCGTCCTGAAGATCATCACCTTCACCAAGAATAACCAGTTCCAGGCGCTGCTGCAGTACGCTGACCCCGTGAGCGCCCAGCACGCCAAGCTG ACCCTGGACGGCCAGAATATCTACAACGCCTGCTGCACGCTTCGCATTGACTTCTCCAAGCTCACCAGCCTCAACGTCAAGTACAACAACGACAAGAGCCGCGACTACACGCGCCCCGACCTGCCCTCAGGCGACAGCCAGCCCTCCCTGGACCAGACCATGGCGGCCGCCTTTG gCCTCTCCGTCCCCAACGTGCACGGCGCCCTGGCGCCCCTGGCCATCccctcggcggcggcggcggcggccgcggcAGGCAGGATCGCGCTCCCGGGGCTGGCGGGTGCCGGCAACTCCGTCCTGCTGGTCAGCAACCTGAATCCTGAG AGAGTCACACCCCAAAGCCTCTTTATTCTCTTCG GCGTCTATGGCGACGTGCAGCGCGTGAAGATCCTCTTCAACAAGAAGGAGAACGCGCTGGTGCAGATGGCGGACGGCAGCCAGGCACAGCTGG CCATGAACCACCTCAACGGGCACAAGCTGCACGGCAAGCCGGTGCGCATCACGCTGTCCAAGCACCAGAACGTGCAGCTGCCCCGCGAGGGCCAGGAGGACCAGGGCCTCACCAAGGACTACAGCGCCTCCCCCCTGCACCGCTTCAAGAAGCCCGGCTCCAAGAACTTCCAGAACATCTTCCCGCCCTCCGCCACCCTGCACCTCTCCAACATCCC GCCCTCTGTGTCCGAGGATGAGCTCAAGATGCTCTTCTCCAGCAATGGCGGCCAGGTCAACGGCTTCAAGTTCTTCCA gaaggACCGCAAGATGGCACTGATCCAGATGGGCTCCGTGGAGGAGGCGATCCAAGCTCTCATCGAGCTGCACAACCACGACCTGGGCGAGAGCCACCACCTGCGTGTGTCCTTCTCCAAGTCCACCATCTAG
- the PTBP1 gene encoding polypyrimidine tract-binding protein 1 isoform X1 — protein sequence MDGIVPDIAVGTKRGSDELFSCVNNGPFIMSGSSNSAANGNDSKKFKGDNRSAGVPSRVIHIRKLPMDVTEGEVISLGLPFGKVTNLLMLKGKNQAFVEMNTEEAANTMVNYYTSVTPVLRGQPVYIQFSNHKELKTDSSPNQARAQAALQAVNSVQPGNLALAASTAVDTSMVMAGQSPVLRIIVENLFYPVTLDVLHQIFSKFGTVLKIITFTKNNQFQALLQYADPVSAQHAKLTLDGQNIYNACCTLRIDFSKLTSLNVKYNNDKSRDYTRPDLPSGDSQPSLDQTMAAAFGAPGIMSASPYAGAGFPPSFAIPPAAGLSVPNVHGALAPLAIPSAAAAAAAAGRIALPGLAGAGNSVLLVSNLNPERVTPQSLFILFGVYGDVQRVKILFNKKENALVQMADGSQAQLAMNHLNGHKLHGKPVRITLSKHQNVQLPREGQEDQGLTKDYSASPLHRFKKPGSKNFQNIFPPSATLHLSNIPPSVSEDELKMLFSSNGGQVNGFKFFQKDRKMALIQMGSVEEAIQALIELHNHDLGESHHLRVSFSKSTI from the exons ATGGACGG CATTGTCCCAGACATAGCAGTTGGCACCAAG CGGGGATCCGACGAGCTTTTCTCCTGCGTCAACAACGGGCCCTTCATCATGAGCGGGAGCTCCAACTCTGCCG CCAACGGCAACGACAGCAAGAAGTTCAAGGGGGACAACAGGAGCGCCGGGGTCCCCTCCCGCGTGATCCACATCCGCAAGCTGCCCATGGACGTGACGGAGGGCGAGGTCATCTCTCTGGGCCTGCCCTTTGGGAAGGTGACCAACCTGCTGATGCTCAAGGGCAAGAACCAG gccttcGTGGAGATGAACACGGAGGAGGCGGCCAACACCATGGTCAACTACTACACGTCCGTGACACCCGTGTTGCGCGGCCAGCCCGTCTACATCCAGTTCTCCAACCACAAGGAGCTCAAGACAGACAGCTCGCCCAACCAGGCA CGCGCGCAGGCAGCCCTGCAGGCCGTGAACTCGGTGCAGCCCGGCAACTTGGCGCTGGCCGCCTCTACCGCGGTGGACACCAGCATGGTGATGGCCGGGCAGAGCCCCGTGCTGCGCATCATCGTGGAGAACCTTTTCTATCCGGTGACGCTGGACGTGCTGCACCAG ATCTTCTCCAAGTTCGGCACCGTCCTGAAGATCATCACCTTCACCAAGAATAACCAGTTCCAGGCGCTGCTGCAGTACGCTGACCCCGTGAGCGCCCAGCACGCCAAGCTG ACCCTGGACGGCCAGAATATCTACAACGCCTGCTGCACGCTTCGCATTGACTTCTCCAAGCTCACCAGCCTCAACGTCAAGTACAACAACGACAAGAGCCGCGACTACACGCGCCCCGACCTGCCCTCAGGCGACAGCCAGCCCTCCCTGGACCAGACCATGGCGGCCGCCTTTG GTGCACCTGGGATCATGTCGGCCTCGCCCTACGCGGGAGCTGGCTTCCCTCCCAGCTTCGCCATCCCTCCGGCCGCAG gCCTCTCCGTCCCCAACGTGCACGGCGCCCTGGCGCCCCTGGCCATCccctcggcggcggcggcggcggccgcggcAGGCAGGATCGCGCTCCCGGGGCTGGCGGGTGCCGGCAACTCCGTCCTGCTGGTCAGCAACCTGAATCCTGAG AGAGTCACACCCCAAAGCCTCTTTATTCTCTTCG GCGTCTATGGCGACGTGCAGCGCGTGAAGATCCTCTTCAACAAGAAGGAGAACGCGCTGGTGCAGATGGCGGACGGCAGCCAGGCACAGCTGG CCATGAACCACCTCAACGGGCACAAGCTGCACGGCAAGCCGGTGCGCATCACGCTGTCCAAGCACCAGAACGTGCAGCTGCCCCGCGAGGGCCAGGAGGACCAGGGCCTCACCAAGGACTACAGCGCCTCCCCCCTGCACCGCTTCAAGAAGCCCGGCTCCAAGAACTTCCAGAACATCTTCCCGCCCTCCGCCACCCTGCACCTCTCCAACATCCC GCCCTCTGTGTCCGAGGATGAGCTCAAGATGCTCTTCTCCAGCAATGGCGGCCAGGTCAACGGCTTCAAGTTCTTCCA gaaggACCGCAAGATGGCACTGATCCAGATGGGCTCCGTGGAGGAGGCGATCCAAGCTCTCATCGAGCTGCACAACCACGACCTGGGCGAGAGCCACCACCTGCGTGTGTCCTTCTCCAAGTCCACCATCTAG
- the AZU1 gene encoding azurocidin → MMVLWIEPRTSEPQEGVFLQNHCAGPQPLSSATRADIVGGRKAGRRQFPFLASLQREGRHFCGGALIHPRFVLTAASCFGRGNPGSASVVLGAYNLRLRREPSRQNFSVAGINERDYNPQENLNDLLLLQLDREANLTGGLSLLPLPPQNASLEAGTGCQVAGWGTQGRRRHLSRILRVLNVTVTPEGPCRPGNLCTQVPSGRGGICQGDGGTPLVCNGLAHGVASFSPEPCGRGPDFYTPVSSFRDWIDSVLNQPSGGPEAPAQPVGAL, encoded by the exons atgatggtgctgtggattgagcccaggacctcagagcctcaggaaggagtctttttgcagaatcactgtgctggcccccagcccttaa GCTCGGCCACCCGTGCAGACATCGTGGGGGGCAGGAAAGCAGGGCGCAGGCAGTTCCCCTTCCTGGCCTCCCTCCAGCGCGAGGGCCGGCACTTCTGCGGGGGTGCTCTGATCCACCCGCGCTTCGTTCTGACCGCGGCCAGCTGCTTCGGGAGGGG GAACCCAGGCTCAGCCTCGGTTGTGCTGGGTGCCTATAACCTGCGGCTGCGCCGGGAGCCCTCCCGCCAGAACTTCTCGGTGGCGGGCATCAATGAGCGGGACTACAACCCCCAGGAGAATCTCAATGacctgctgctgctgcag CTGGATCGAGAAGCCAACCTGACCGGTGGCCTGTCGCTGCTGCCGCTGCCCCCCCAGAATGCCTCCCTGGAGGCCGGCACGGGCTGCCAGGTGGCTGGCTGGGGCACCCAGGGGCGACGCAGACACCTGTCCAGGATACTCCGGGTCCTCAACGTCACTGTGACACCCGAGGGCCCGTGTCGCCCCGGAAACCTGTGCACCCAAGTCCCCTCTGGACGTGGTGGTATCTGTCAG GGGGACGGGGGCACCCCCCTGGTCTGCAACGGCCTGGCCCATGGTGTGGCCTCCTTCTCCCCGGAGCCCTGTGGCCGTGGCCCTGACTTCTACACCCCGGTGAGCAGCTTCCGGGACTGGATTGACTCTGTGCTGAACCAGCCCTCTGGGGGCCCGGAAGCACCCGCCCAGCCGGTGGGGGCTCTGTGA
- the PLPPR3 gene encoding phospholipid phosphatase-related protein type 3, whose amino-acid sequence MLTPKEKNKTPKDSMTLLPCFYFVELPIVASSIVSLYFLELTDLFKPAKVGFQCYDRALSMPYVETSEELIPLLMLLSLAFAAPAASIMVGEGVLYCLQSRLWGRGGGPGGTEGSINAGGCSFNAFLRRTVRFVGVHVFGLCATALVTDVIQLATGYHAPFFLTVCKPNYTLLGTSCEANPYITQDICSGPDAHAILSARKTFPSQHATLSAFAAVYVSMYFNAIISDCTKLLKPILVFAFAIAAGVCGLTQITQYRSHAVDVYAGFLIGAGIAAYLACHAVGHFQAPPAERPVAPAPAPDALRALTQRGHDSVYQQHKAVSTDELGPPGRLEGAPRPTARDKGALGSLKRASVDADLLAPRSPLGKDMVTFSHTLPRVSAPSLDDPARRHMTVPAPLDASRSRQLVSEWKQKALDGRPDAPQPSPGRGPTEPMTEEDEEEDEEDEEAEEAEAEGGPAPPSLYPTVQARPGLGPRVLLPPLGHIPEEVAGLSPKSSAAVRAKWLLLADKGGAAVPAAARAAGGTPRLLQVIAMSKAPGDTASSSSASSDSYRSPSERDSASIVTVDAHAPHHPVVHLSAGAPWEWRAAEPDSAFELGELARTFRGGPRPRGLSPGSSLSDLEQDELRGPGAVATVNLATGEGLPPPGAAERKAGGGPGSEGEAEAEAYFRKMQARRFND is encoded by the exons ATGCTGACCCCCAAGGAGAAGAATAAGACCCCCAAGGACAGCATGACGCTGCTGCCTTGCTTCTACTTCGTGGAG CTGCCCATCGTGGCGTCCTCCATCGTGTCTCTGTACTTCCTGGAGCTGACGGACCTCTTCAAGCCGGCCAAGGTGGGCTTCCAGTGCTACGACCGCGCGCTGTCCATGCCCTACGTGGAGACCAGCGAGGAGCTCATCCCGCTGCTCATGCTGCTCAGCCTGGCCTTTGCCGCACCCGCCGCCTCG ATCATGGTGGGCGAGGGCGTGCTGTACTGCCTGCAATCCCGGTTGTGGGGCCGAGGCGGGGGGCCGGGCGGCACGGAGGGCAGCATCAACGCCGGCGGCTGCAGCTTCAACGCCTTCCTGAGGCGCACCGTGCGCTTCGTGG GCGTGCACGTGTTTGGCCTGTGTGCCACGGCGCTGGTCACCGATGTCATCCAGCTGGCCACGGGCTACCACGCGCCATTCTTCCTGACCGTGTGCAAACCCAACTACACGCTGCTGGGCACCTCGTGTGAGGCCAACCCCTACATCACGCAGGACATCTGTTCAGGCCCCGATGCCCACGCCATCCTGTCTGCACG GAAGACCTTTCCGTCCCAGCACGCCACGTTGTCCGCCTTCGCCGCCGTCTACGTGTCG ATGTACTTCAACGCCATCATCTCTGATTGCACGAAGCTGCTCAAGCCCATCCTCGTGTTCGCCTTCGCCATCGCGGCGGGCGTGTGCGGCCTCACGCAGATCACCCAGTACCGCAGCCACGCGGTGGACGTGTACGCGGGCTTCCTCATCGGCGCGGGCATCGCCGCCTACCTG GCCTGCCATGCCGTGGGCCACTTCCAGGCACCGCCCGCTGAGCGCCCCGTGGCCCCTGCGCCTGCCCCCGATGCCCTGCGAGCCCTGACCCAGCGCGGGCATGACTCGGTGTACCAGCAGCACAAAGCGGTGAGCACAGATGAGCTGGGTCCCCCAGGGCGACTGGAGGGCGCCCCCCGGCCCACCGCCCGCGACAAGGGCGCCCTGGGCAGTCTGAAGCGTGCCAGCGTGGATGCAGATCTGCTGGCCCCGCGCAGCCCGCTGGGCAAGGACATGGTGACCTTCAGCCACACGCTGCCCCGCGTCAGCGCACCCTCGCTGGACGACCCCGCCCGTCGCCACATGACAGTGCCCGCACCCCTGGACGCCTCACGCTCCCGCCAGCTGGTCAGCGAGTGGAAGCAGAAGGCGCTGGACGGGCGGCCCGACGCCCCGCAGCCCAGCCCAGGCAGAGGCCCCACCGAGCCCATGactgaggaggatgaggaggaggacgaggaggatgaggaggccGAGGAGGCCGAAGCTGAGGGGGGCCCTGCGCCGCCATCACTGTACCCCACCGTGCAGGCACGGCCAGGACTGGGCCCCCGGGTGCTGCTACCGCCACTGGGCCACATCCCTGAGGAGGTGGCCGGTCTGTCCCCCAAGAGCAGCGCGGCCGTTCGTGCCAAGTGGCTGCTGCTGGCAGACAAGGGGGGTGCAGCTGTCCCGGCAGCCGCCCGCGCAGCGGGTGGCACCCCGCGCCTGCTGCAGGTCATCGCCATGTCCAAGGCGCCCGGCGACACGGCATCCTCGTCCAGCGCCAGCTCCGACTCGTACCGCTCGCCGTCGGAACGCGACTCCGCCAGCATCGTCACGGTGGACGCGCACGCCCCCCACCACCCGGTGGTGCACCTGTCGGCTGGTGCACCCTGGGAGTGGCGGGCAGCAGAGCCCGACTCAGCCTTCGAGCTGGGCGAGCTTGCGCGCACCTTCCGTGGGGGCCCCAGGCCGCGGGGCCTGTCCCCGGGGTCCTCGCTCAGCGACTTGGAGCAGGATGAGCTGCGCGGGCCGGGCGCCGTGGCCACTGTCAACCTGGCCACGGGTGAAGGGCTGCCACCACCGGGAGCGGCTGAGCGCAAAGCTGGGGGAGGGCCGGGGTCCGAGGGGGAGGCGGAAGCGGAGGCTTACTTCCGCAAGATGCAGGCGCGCAGATTCAACGACTGA
- the PTBP1 gene encoding polypyrimidine tract-binding protein 1 isoform X4, which produces MDGIVPDIAVGTKRGSDELFSCVNNGPFIMSGSSNSAANGNDSKKFKGDNRSAGVPSRVIHIRKLPMDVTEGEVISLGLPFGKVTNLLMLKGKNQAFVEMNTEEAANTMVNYYTSVTPVLRGQPVYIQFSNHKELKTDSSPNQARAQAALQAVNSVQPGNLALAASTAVDTSMVMAGQSPVLRIIVENLFYPVTLDVLHQIFSKFGTVLKIITFTKNNQFQALLQYADPVSAQHAKLTLDGQNIYNACCTLRIDFSKLTSLNVKYNNDKSRDYTRPDLPSGDSQPSLDQTMAAAFGERRPRARPPGHRGAPGIMSASPYAGAGFPPSFAIPPAAGLSVPNVHGALAPLAIPSAAAAAAAAGRIALPGLAGAGNSVLLVSNLNPERVTPQSLFILFGVYGDVQRVKILFNKKENALVQMADGSQAQLAMNHLNGHKLHGKPVRITLSKHQNVQLPREGQEDQGLTKDYSASPLHRFKKPGSKNFQNIFPPSATLHLSNIPPSVSEDELKMLFSSNGGQVNGFKFFQKDRKMALIQMGSVEEAIQALIELHNHDLGESHHLRVSFSKSTI; this is translated from the exons ATGGACGG CATTGTCCCAGACATAGCAGTTGGCACCAAG CGGGGATCCGACGAGCTTTTCTCCTGCGTCAACAACGGGCCCTTCATCATGAGCGGGAGCTCCAACTCTGCCG CCAACGGCAACGACAGCAAGAAGTTCAAGGGGGACAACAGGAGCGCCGGGGTCCCCTCCCGCGTGATCCACATCCGCAAGCTGCCCATGGACGTGACGGAGGGCGAGGTCATCTCTCTGGGCCTGCCCTTTGGGAAGGTGACCAACCTGCTGATGCTCAAGGGCAAGAACCAG gccttcGTGGAGATGAACACGGAGGAGGCGGCCAACACCATGGTCAACTACTACACGTCCGTGACACCCGTGTTGCGCGGCCAGCCCGTCTACATCCAGTTCTCCAACCACAAGGAGCTCAAGACAGACAGCTCGCCCAACCAGGCA CGCGCGCAGGCAGCCCTGCAGGCCGTGAACTCGGTGCAGCCCGGCAACTTGGCGCTGGCCGCCTCTACCGCGGTGGACACCAGCATGGTGATGGCCGGGCAGAGCCCCGTGCTGCGCATCATCGTGGAGAACCTTTTCTATCCGGTGACGCTGGACGTGCTGCACCAG ATCTTCTCCAAGTTCGGCACCGTCCTGAAGATCATCACCTTCACCAAGAATAACCAGTTCCAGGCGCTGCTGCAGTACGCTGACCCCGTGAGCGCCCAGCACGCCAAGCTG ACCCTGGACGGCCAGAATATCTACAACGCCTGCTGCACGCTTCGCATTGACTTCTCCAAGCTCACCAGCCTCAACGTCAAGTACAACAACGACAAGAGCCGCGACTACACGCGCCCCGACCTGCCCTCAGGCGACAGCCAGCCCTCCCTGGACCAGACCATGGCGGCCGCCTTTGGTGAGCGCAGGCCCCGGGCCAGGCCACCTGGGCACCGTG GTGCACCTGGGATCATGTCGGCCTCGCCCTACGCGGGAGCTGGCTTCCCTCCCAGCTTCGCCATCCCTCCGGCCGCAG gCCTCTCCGTCCCCAACGTGCACGGCGCCCTGGCGCCCCTGGCCATCccctcggcggcggcggcggcggccgcggcAGGCAGGATCGCGCTCCCGGGGCTGGCGGGTGCCGGCAACTCCGTCCTGCTGGTCAGCAACCTGAATCCTGAG AGAGTCACACCCCAAAGCCTCTTTATTCTCTTCG GCGTCTATGGCGACGTGCAGCGCGTGAAGATCCTCTTCAACAAGAAGGAGAACGCGCTGGTGCAGATGGCGGACGGCAGCCAGGCACAGCTGG CCATGAACCACCTCAACGGGCACAAGCTGCACGGCAAGCCGGTGCGCATCACGCTGTCCAAGCACCAGAACGTGCAGCTGCCCCGCGAGGGCCAGGAGGACCAGGGCCTCACCAAGGACTACAGCGCCTCCCCCCTGCACCGCTTCAAGAAGCCCGGCTCCAAGAACTTCCAGAACATCTTCCCGCCCTCCGCCACCCTGCACCTCTCCAACATCCC GCCCTCTGTGTCCGAGGATGAGCTCAAGATGCTCTTCTCCAGCAATGGCGGCCAGGTCAACGGCTTCAAGTTCTTCCA gaaggACCGCAAGATGGCACTGATCCAGATGGGCTCCGTGGAGGAGGCGATCCAAGCTCTCATCGAGCTGCACAACCACGACCTGGGCGAGAGCCACCACCTGCGTGTGTCCTTCTCCAAGTCCACCATCTAG